The nucleotide window CGAACTGATCCAGCACATCACGCACGATCTGCTCCGGCGCAAAGCCCATCAGGTCATACTCCTGGCTGCCGTCGTGCAGGTACACCTCGGCGCGGTAGTAGCGCTGACGCACTTCCGGTTCGCCTTCAACCGGCGCCTCGCTCGGCGCGGCCATGTAGCCGTCCAGGCTCACTTCGTAAACGAACGGGTTGCCCTCGTCCATCATCACCCGCAGGCCCATCATGTTGCGCGACTGGCCAACGCGGGTTTCGACCTCGAAGCCCAGGGTCTGCAACTGCGCGGCCGCTTCTTTCAGCGCCGGGCTGACCTGCTTGTCCATGAAGCGCTGCACCACAGCCTGGGTCGGTTGCAGCTCCAGCTGGGTCAGGCGCTCGCTGAAACCGCGACGGCCACGGGCGGCCAGCTCGGCGCGTTCGCTTTCTACTGCAACGTCCTGCTTCATGGCCTTGTACAGGCCGAACATGAACAGCACCAGCACCACCGAGAACGGCAGGCCCGCCAGCACGACCATGGTCTGCATGGCTTCGAAGTTGCCGGCAAACAGCAGGCCGATGGTGACCAGGGTGATGACCACCGACCAGAACACCACCATCCAGTGCGGGGCGTCTTCGTCGACCTTGCCGCCTTTGCACGACAGGTTGGCCATCATCACCGCACCGGAGTCGGCCGGGGTAAGGAACAGCACAAAGCCGACAAATACCGCCACACCAATCACGATCTTCGCCGCCGGGAAGTATTCCAGCAGCTGGTAGATCGACATTGACGGCTGTTCCAGCGCGGTCTTGCCCAGCTCCACCGCCCCCTGGTTGATCACCAGGTCCAGTGCGGTGTTGCCGAAGATCGACAGCCAGGCCAAGGTGAACCCCAGCGGGATCAACAGCACACCGCTGACCAGTTGGCGCACGGTACGGCCCTTGGAGATACGGGCAATGAACATACCGACGAACGGGCCCCAGGAGATCCACCAGGCCCAGTAGAACACGGTCCACAGGCCCAGCCAGCGCTCGGACTTGCCGGCTTCGCCTTCGTACACGTACAGGTCGAAGGTTTTCAGCACGATGCCATTGAGGTAGTCGCCAACGTTCTGCACAAAGCCGTTGAACAGGTGCAGGGTGTTGCCCGCCAGCAGCACGAAGAGCAGCAGGCCGCTGAACAGCAGGATGTTCAGGTTGGACAGCCGGCGAATGCCGTTTTCCACGCCCGATACCGCTGCCACGGTGGCCACGCCGGCCATGACCAGGATCACCACCAACAGGTTGGTCTGGCTGTGCT belongs to Pseudomonas putida NBRC 14164 and includes:
- a CDS encoding BCCT family transporter codes for the protein MFFTSALMILVLTALLIAVPDTAGQVLGVAQKWLTRTFGWYYMLVICGYLLFVVYLAFSDYGKLKLGGKDDQPDFSYGAWAGMLFSSGIGISLLYFGASEPLDHYFNPPEGTPASLEAARQGLQLTFLHWGLHGWAIYALVGLAVGYFAYRHNQPLALRSALYPLVGERWVKGAAGNAVDIFGMFVTLLGLVTNLGIGSMQVSSGLEYLFGMEHSQTNLLVVILVMAGVATVAAVSGVENGIRRLSNLNILLFSGLLLFVLLAGNTLHLFNGFVQNVGDYLNGIVLKTFDLYVYEGEAGKSERWLGLWTVFYWAWWISWGPFVGMFIARISKGRTVRQLVSGVLLIPLGFTLAWLSIFGNTALDLVINQGAVELGKTALEQPSMSIYQLLEYFPAAKIVIGVAVFVGFVLFLTPADSGAVMMANLSCKGGKVDEDAPHWMVVFWSVVITLVTIGLLFAGNFEAMQTMVVLAGLPFSVVLVLFMFGLYKAMKQDVAVESERAELAARGRRGFSERLTQLELQPTQAVVQRFMDKQVSPALKEAAAQLQTLGFEVETRVGQSRNMMGLRVMMDEGNPFVYEVSLDGYMAAPSEAPVEGEPEVRQRYYRAEVYLHDGSQEYDLMGFAPEQIVRDVLDQFESHRQLLGRVYS